A section of the Meles meles chromosome 8, mMelMel3.1 paternal haplotype, whole genome shotgun sequence genome encodes:
- the LOC123949503 gene encoding olfactory receptor 5M9: MPNFTDVTEFILLGLTSRQEFQVLFFVVFLVVYMITLLGNIGMIILISISPQLQSPMYFFLSHLSFVDVWFSSNVTPKMLENLLSETKTISYVGCLVQCYFFIALVHVEVYILAVMAFDRYMAICNPLLYGSKMSRTVCVRLISVPYVYGFSVSLICTLWTYGLYFCGNFEINHFYCADPPLIKIACGGVHIKEYTMIVIAGINFTYSLSVVLISYTLIVVAVLRMRSADGRRKAFSTCGSHLTAVTMFYGTLIFMYLRRPTEESVEQGKMVAVFYTTVIPMLNPMIYSLRNKDVKEAVNKAIAKANKGQ, encoded by the coding sequence ATGCCAAATTTCACAGATGTGACAGAATTTATTCTTCTGGGCTTGACCAGCCGTCAGGAgttccaagttcttttttttgttgtattCCTTGTCGTTTACATGATCACTCTGTTAGGGAACATTGGCATGATCATTTTGATCAGCATCAGTCCTCAGCTTCAGAGCCCTATGTACTTTTTCTTGAGTCATTTGTCTTTTGTGGATGTGTGGTTCTCTTCCAACGTCACCCCTAAAATGCTGGAAAACTTATTATCAGAGACAAAAACCATTTCCTATGTGGGGTGTTTGGTGCAGTGCTACTTTTTCATTGCCCTTGTGCACGTGGAAGTCTATATCTTGGCAGTGATGGCTTTCGATCGCTACATGGCCATATGCAACCCTTTGCTTTATGGGAGTAAAATGTCCAGGACTGTCTGTGTTCGGCTTATTTCTGTGCCTTATGTCTATGGGTTCTCTGTTAGTCTAATATGTACACTATGGACATATGGCTTATACTTCTGTGGAAACTTTGAAATCAACCACTTCTATTGTGCAGACCCTCCTCTCATCAAGATTGCCTGTGGGGGAGTCCACATCAAGGAATACACAATGATTGTTATTGCTGGAATTAACTTCACGTATTCTCTCTCTGTGGTCCTCATCTCCTACACCCTCATTGTAGTCGCCGTGCTACGCATGCGCTCCGCCGATGGCAGGAGGAAGGCATTTTCCACATGTGGCTCCCACTTGACAGCTGTTACTATGTTTTATGGGACTCTCATATTCATGTATCTCAGACGTCCCACTGAGGAGTCTGTGGAGCAGGGGAAAATGGTGGCCGTGTTTTATACCACAGTGATTCCCATGCTGAATCCCATGATCTACAGTCTGAGGAACAAGGATGTGAAAGAGGCGGTCAACAAAGCAATTGCTAAGGCAAACAAGGGTCAATGA
- the LOC123949476 gene encoding LOW QUALITY PROTEIN: olfactory receptor 5M3-like (The sequence of the model RefSeq protein was modified relative to this genomic sequence to represent the inferred CDS: inserted 1 base in 1 codon), which yields MLNFTDVTEFILLGLTSRPELQLLFFVVFLLVYIIILIGNIGMIILIRISPQLNSPMYFFLSHLSFADVWFSSNVTPKMLENLVAEIKTISYPGCIVQCFFFIAFIHVEVFILAVMAFDRYMAIGNPLLYSSRMSRTICIRLISFPYLYGFFISLISTLWTHGLYFCGNIEINHFYCADPALIKMACAGTFIKEYTMRTLAGLNFSYSLLVIIISYIFILXAILRMRSTEGRKKAFSTCGSHLTAVTIFYGTLFFMYLRSPTEESVEQGKMVAVFYTTVIPMLNPMIYSLRNKDVKEAMSKAVSRTILTK from the exons ATGCTCAATTTTACTGATGTGACAGAATTTATTCTTTTGGGATTAACCAGTCGTCCTGAACTACAGCTCCTTTTCTTTGTGGTGTTCTTACTGGTCTACATTATCATACTGATTGGGAACATTGGCATGATCATACTAATCAGGATTAGTCCCCAGCTCAATagccccatgtactttttcctcagtCACTTATCTTTTGCAGATGTGTGGTTCTCCTCTAATGTTACGCCGAAGATGTTAGAAAATTTAGTAGCTGAGATCAAAACCATTTCTTATCCTGGCTGTATAGTGCAGTGCTTTTTCTTCATTGCCTTCATCCATGTAGAGGTGTTCATCCTTGCCGTGATGGCCTTTGACAGATACATGGCGATTGGCAACCCTCTGCTCTATAGCAGCCGGATGTCAAGGACCATCTGTATTCGACTGATCTCTTTTCCTTATCTATACGGCTTCTTCATTAGTTTGATCTCAACACTGTGGACCCATGGTTTGTACTTCTGTGGGAACATTGAGATCAACCACTTCTACTGTGCAGACCCAGCCCTCATCAAAATGGCCTGTGCAGGAACCTTCATCAAAGAATACACCATGCGCACCTTGGCAGGTCTCAACTTCTCTTATTCCTTGCTAGTCATTATTATCTCCTACATATTTATCC ATGCCATCTTAAGGATGCGCtccacagaaggaagaaagaaagcctTCTCCACATGTGGTTCCCACTTGACAGCTGTTACTATATTTTATGGAACCCTATTCTTCATGTACCTCAGAAGTCCAACGGAAGAGTCTGTGGAACAGGGCAAGATGGTGGCTGTGTTTTACACCACAGTAATTCCTATGTTGAATCCCATGATCTACAGTCTCAGGAACAAAGATGTAAAGGAGGCCATGAGCAAAGCAGTCAGTAGAACAATTTTAACTAAGTAA
- the LOC123949510 gene encoding olfactory receptor 5M3, translated as MLNFTDVTEFILLGLTSHQEWQVVFFVIFLMVYVVTIVGNIGMIMLIKVSPQLNSPMYFFLSHLSFVDVWFSSNVTPKMLENLLSETKTISYAGCLVQCFFFIALVHVEVFILAVMAFDRYMAIGKPLLYGSKMSRAVCMRLISFPYVYGFLTSLAATLWTYGLSFCGKIEINHFYCADPPLIKMACAGTFVKEYTMIILAGINFTYSLTVVTISYLFILIAILRMHSAGGRRKAFSTCGSHLTAVTMFYGTLIFMYLRRPTEESVEQGKMVAVFYTTVIPMLNPMIYSLRNKDVKEAMKKVISRTCLTK; from the coding sequence ATGCTCAATTTCACTGATGTGACAGAGTTTATTCTTTTGGGACTAACCAGTCATCAGGAATGGCAAGTCGTCTTCTTCGTCATTTTTCTCATGGTCTATGTGGTCACCATAGTGGGCAACATTGGCATGATCATGTTAATTAAGGTCAGTCCACAGCTTAACagccccatgtactttttcctcagtCATTTGTCATTTGTGGATGTGTGGTTTTCTTCCAATGTGACCCCCAAAATGTTAGAAAATCTGTTATCAGAAACAAAAACTATTTCTTATGCCGGTTGTTTGGTACAGTGTTTCTTCTTCATTGCCCTCGTCCATGTAGAAGTTTTCATTCTTGCTGTGATGGCCTTTGATAGGTACATGGCAATTGGGAAACCTCTGCTGTATGGCAGCAAAATGTCTAGGGCGGTCTGTATGCGACTGATTTCTTTCCCTTACGTATATGGCTTTCTGACTAGTCTGGCCGCAACCCTGTGGACATATGGCTTGTCCTTTTGTGGGAAAATTGAGATCAACCACTTTTACTGTGCAGACCCACCTCTCATCAAAATGGCATGCGCTGGGACTTTTGTAAAAGAATACACAATGATCATACTTGCAGGCATTAATTTCACATATTCTCTGACGGTGGTGACCATTTCTTATCTGTTCATTCTCATTGCCATTCTACGGATGCACTCAGCGGGAGGGAGGCGGAAGGCCTTTTCCACCTGTGGCTCCCACTTGACAGCTGTTACTATGTTTTATGGGACTCTCATATTCATGTATCTCAGACGTCCTACAGAGGAGTCCGTGGAGCAGGGGAAAATGGTGGCTGTGTTTTACACCACAGTGATCCCTATGCTGAATCCCATGATCTACAGTCTGAGGAACAAAGATGTGAAAGAAGCCATGAAAAAAGTTATTAGCAGAACatgtttaacaaaataa
- the LOC123949219 gene encoding olfactory receptor 1038-like — protein sequence MAERNRTKVTEFILLGFSVHREFEVILFVLISVVYTLTFIGNLGMISLIRLDSRLHTPMYFFLSNLAIVDLCYSSSVTPKFLETLLSKHKSISFYACATQLGFFLNFLISEMFLLAVMAYDRYVAICNPLLYMVIMSQKVCMQLVIGPYLYSFSVALLHTVVTFQLIYCGPNIINHFYCDDVPLMALACSDTSLKEILIFIFAGFNMISSLTTVLISYLYIVAAILKIQSTEGRCKAFSTCASHLTTVTIFYGTLIFMYLQPKSNHSLDTDKMASVSYTIVIPMLNPMIYSLRNQEVKNALRKAINKCYVLLLTNFKK from the coding sequence ATGGCTGAAAGGAATAGAACCAAAGTGACGGAattcattcttttgggtttttcagtCCATAGAGAGTTTGAAGTCATTCTGTTTGTGCTCATTTCAGTGGTGTATACTCTAACTTTCATAGGGAACCTTGGGATGATTTCATTAATCCGATTGGATTCTCGActtcacacacccatgtacttttTTCTCAGTAATCTTGCCATCGTAGACCTCTGTTACTCTTCATCAGTAACCCCCAAGTTCCTGGAGACCCTCCTAAGCAAGCACAAGTCTATATCTTTCTATGCATGTGCAACACAGCTGGGCTTTTTCCTGAACTTCCTGATTTCAGAGATGTTCCTTCTTGCGGTAATGGCTTATGACcgttatgtggccatctgcaatcCTCTTCTCTACATGGTGATTATGTCCCAAAAGGTGTGTATGCAACTGGTAATAGGCCCTTACTTATACAGCTTTTCTGTTGCTTTGCTCCACACAGTTGTTACTTTCCAACTGATTTATTGTGGCCCGAATATCATCAATCACTTCTATTGCGATGATGTCCCTTTGATGGCCCTTGCCTGCTCGGACACCAGCCTCAAAGAAATCTTGATTTTCATCTTTGCTGGATTCAACATGATCAGCTCTTTGACCACTGTTCTTATTTCTTACTTATACATTGTGGCCGCCATCTTGAAAATCCAATCTACAGAAGGGAGGTGCAAAGCTTTCTCTACTTGTGCCTCTCACCTGACCACTGTGACTATATTCTATGGGACTCTGATCTTCATGTATCTGCAGCCAAAATCAAACCATTCCCTTGACACAGACAAAATGGCCTCTGTGTCCTACACGATAGTAATTCCTATGCTAAACCCCATGATTTATAGCTTGAGGAACCAAGAGGTAAAAAATGCCTTAAGGAAAGCAATCAACAAATGTTACGTCCTGCTtttaacaaactttaaaaaatga